The Mauremys reevesii isolate NIE-2019 linkage group 1, ASM1616193v1, whole genome shotgun sequence genome segment GATGTTTTTAAATTACAGTCTCAGATGTTAAAGTCAATCAAAGTCAATCagtcttttggggcagggactgtggcttCCACTGGGGTTGAGCATTGCCCGGAACTTCCTGGGTGTGACCTGAATACAAAATGTAAAACAGGGAGAAGGAAACACACCTCTCAGATCTATAAATTTCTGGTGTAAATCGAGCCAAGTTCTGCAGCAGGTGCCGCCTGTCTGTCCTGTTTGTGATGGGGGCCAGCACTATCTCAAAGCAGTAGATTAACAGTAGTTGTCACTGGGAGGAGGCCACACACTTTTTTGCATATGCAAATCGAGCAACTTGCACGCACCAGGAACTCCAGGTGTCCTTCTGTTGCACCCTAGAAGCTCACTATGTGCCACCCCCTATTTAAGGGAATTCATGCAAATCCCCTGACCCAACTCCCCCCatcacaccactcccctcccccctgcattcTCAGAtctcttctctctgtctctcagagAAGTCTTCCAAAGGGGCGACATTTGAAAGTGCTTTGGACGGCCCGAGCTGAGACGGGGGGCAGTTGTTATGCTGGGAGGTGTGTATTGCTCCCATCAAACACTGCTTTGAGTCAATTCCTGAGGTGGCTGAAGCTGCTGGTTCTACTAACCAGATgccaaggactcctccttgtgtTCCCCTTTTCCCCTTTCCTGCTTTGCTGATTGTCACCAACATCCACAGGGCTGCACCCGCTGATgactagaacattccctgaaatttggGAATTGATCGGCTGCAGCATTCAAACGTCATCGCGTTACAGACAGACAAATAAACAGAGACCTGGCATTGGTTTGCATTTGTGATCGCACTTCACTTGGCTATGTATATTCAATAACAGATAAACAGCTTTGAGGAATGAGAAGATGGACAGAAATACTTTGCAATACAACGGGCCCATGACATAAATTGTATTTGTCGTCCCTCTTCTCCACGGTGTCCATTTCTGTTCCTTCagtgtcccgagcctctgtttgccagaagctgggaatgggccacaggggatggatcacttggtgattccctgttctgttcattgcctggggggcacctggctctggccactgtctgaagacaggagactgggctggatggaactggtctgattcagtatggcTGGTCCTATGCAGGCACTGTTAAAGTTGCCATTGCTGGGACTGAGGAACTGGCAAGAGCAGTGGGAAGGCGAGGACAGCGCTGCCGAGTGGTGATGCAGTTTGCAGGAAAGGCTATCCACTAGAGCGGGTGGGACATTGCTTATGGGACCGTTTCCCGTCTGAAAATGCCATTTCCAGAACCAAAACGGTCCACAGGACGGTGTCCATTTTGATGACATTTCCAATAGAGATGTGTCAAAATGAATCATTTCGactttcttgtttcttttaatgtcaagcttttttgtttaaatgaggTAAAAACACTCCAGGTtgagtttcattttttttccatttcatttgGACTGTTCTGTTCTATGAATATATCATATGATTTAGTCATTCTAATActttacagcaggggtcggcagcctttcagcagcggtgtgccgagtcttcatgtacaCACTCTAATTAAAGgctttgcatgccggtaatacatgttaacattttttagaaggtctctctataagtctataatatataaccgaactactgttatatgtaaagtgaACAAGGTTTTCagaatgtttcagaagcttcatttaaaattaaattaaaatgcagatcttattagtttagtgtgatccttgcccttgcctttccttgctgagttttccagtgtCTGGCGGCGtgtatttagatactttaagctgcacacaggcttctgagtgatcagctGATatccggctggcaggaggtcagcggctggaaccccagatcggcagctgaggtgaatggagctggcggctggtagggctgagcagcgCCGGAGGCCTGgtccctgtctggcagggggcctgcgctggaactccatcCGGAAGCAAGGGGAGTGGGTCCGGcagcaggaccccggctggcaaggggccagcagccagaacccgaGAGCAGCGGTGGGCTGGgtggctcagcctgccactgctctggggtttccaccaccggctccttgccagctggggtctcagcccgccgccagcctggggttccttcacccaggccagcagagggtgctgagtgggaccggtgGTGGGAccgcagctggcaggagccggtgatggaaaccccagagcggcggcgggctgagcggctcagcccaccccGCGTACCATCaaaaaatcggcttgcgtgccaaAGGGGGCACACGTGCCctaggttgctgacctctgcttTACATTATAGGAATGAGACAATGGGGTATTTCTGAATCACAGATTTACGGCATGTCCACGGTGTGAAAAATGCCTGTGCCCGTCTCACAGAAGCAGCGCTCAGTAGTGACTGGTTACTGTTGGGGGACAGCGATGGAGCTTTTACGCTTCCTAAACATACCGGTGCAGCTCATTCTCTTTATCAAGTCCTGAGAGTTCAGTTGTTGCTCCCATAAATTCTCATGAGCGGTTTTTTGTAAATATGTTGTTAATAATTTAAAGAGGGAAGGAAGCTAATTATGTCCCGTAGGAACATCCAGCTGACATCACAGAGGGACGTGGCAGAAACATCCTGCTCTGACATCACAGAGGGACCAGGAAGGGCCAATGAGGTTTTTGGGAAGCCGGGAAGCAGCGGCTGGCGGGATGGAGGCAGCCAAATCCTGGGCCATCAGCAGAGGCTGCAGACCATATACCCCTGCCCATGGGCAGAACCCTGACTCCACGTCTCCCAGGCACAGGGAGATGATGCCAGGGCAGACTTGTGATGGGCTGTGGGCAGAGTCTTCCACTGGGGCTGAACTGCATGGAAACATTCATCCCAAAAGTGACAAACAGCTGGGCCTGGAGTGGCCAGAAAAACTCCCCATCCccggggatgtgtgtgggggggtggaatgAAGGGACGTAGCCACCCCATCCACGCCCTCTCAGCCATCCCCACAGCACAGAACTACTCTGGGTTCTTGAGGGGGGCATTTTTTcagaccctcccttccccccatgtcTGCCCCACTGGGGTGTCTGCAGTCCCGAGACCTCAGCATTCTCCACTGGCCTGCAAAGAGAAAGCGGAGAGACTGGTGTCCAGGGAGCCTGGCTTCTGGGGGAGAAGCGCTCACCTGCAGCATCGCCACAGGGCCCCACAGGAAGGCGTACGCCGGTGGGAcagcctgcagggcctgggggtgTGTTCACAGACCAGGTTCCAGCCCTGGGGTCAGCGCCCGCCTCGGCAGGCTGGGTCACGTCTGCCATCTTAACCTTTCCAATCTCCAACGAGGAACCAGACACGGGCCTCTGTGCAGCCCCTTAGCGACCAGGCCTTGGCCCAGGGCAGTGCGGGATTAGACACGAGGTGTAACCACAGCGGGCGGAGAGAGCATCATGATTGTCTGAGTCAGGGCACAACCCCAGAGGCTGCAGCGTGGCCTAGAGGACAGTGCACTGGACTGGGCTTCAGGAGACCTGGATACTAGTCCCAACTCTGCCAccctcccgtgcctcagtttccccatctataaaatgggtctATGAGTCTGACCTCCTTAGTAGCACACTTTGAGCTCTcttgatgaaaggtgctatggaaGAATGAGGGTTTGTCGGTGTTCAGGGCTTGCAGCCTTTGACATACAGAAATCCTGCTTATTATCTGGTTATGAAATAAATCAAACCCAAAGCTAGGCAAGGATGGCCAGAGGACAGAGACTGAAATCTGGCCTCTACAGCTGCCCTCTCTTAGGGAGGCCTCTGCGTCTCTCACAGGCCCCACCCTGGAACAGACTGAgaagggggtgctgggggtgctcccGGTCTTGCCACCAACCCCCACcctcttctccagccctctgAGGAGCATCACCGCATCTAACTCTTCACCCCTCTCTGCCTCCATGTCACCATCCTCTGCCGTCCGCCCAGGCCTTCCCCATCGGCCTCCTTCCTGCTCCCGTTCCCAGCTCGCTCCCGCCCTCTCCTCGCATCCGTGGCTCCACGCTCCCATTCGTCACGATGGCcgctcaccccaccccactctgtcTGATCTGGAGGCGGAGGGAATGGGTTTGAGGCCAGGAaaggggctgcagaggggtgggaggtggTGGCAGGGATGCATGTGGGCGAtggaggctggggatggagggaggccaggcctcATTCCAACACTCCCCTGTGAGCTGTGTGCCATCCGTACAATCGCTGGCCTGGCTAAATCCAGCGCCTTCCCCCGACTCCCGGCTCCACACCTAACAAGCCCCGAAGGGAGCGAGAGAGATAATCCCTGCTGAATCCTCCGTGCTAGCAGCAGGGTTGGGGACTCTGCCTCCCAGTGCACTGGCAGGCTGCAAATACTGAATGAAGAAATGGATTGTGACccgctgtggggctggggctagtGAGAGATAAATATTCCCCTACCCGGGTTTATTAATGCAAAGGGGACGTTTCACCTGCTCTGGGCGagagcctcctcccctcctgaTGGCGCACAATTTGAGTGAGTTACATGCTTCATCTGGTTAGACCAGTGGACCGGGGCTCTCAGGCGGAACAGAGAATCCTCTTCCTAGTGGCCTGGCTGGTGGGTCTGGCTCATGTGCTCAGGGTCCAAAAGGTCACCGGATTTGGGaaagggaaggaatttccccctggtCAAACTGGAACGGACCTTGCTAGTTTTTTACCTTCTTCTTCAGCCTGGGATGTGGGTCACCTGCTGGGATCACCGGGGCGTCTCACCTGATCTatcccctgccactgcaggggcctcaggcattgggGGCTCCTCGGTccttcctgttctctgcctgccgGCTGAAATGCTTTGCTCTAACTAAAGTTTTGGGGCTCAGTAGAGAAGTACCTCGGTGAGGTTCTCtggctaccggtgtggtgctctgcccTTTTcagtgttgatatcactcggctgcgtgcgtgtgttccctctgtgtgctgcctcagctctgcgcagatagctgacacagcagacccaaagagaacccccaatgaccacagagtagtgtaaggtacgaaggcacatcggccaggtttattgccgtaTGGACACAATTATAGTTCCTCCTAGATCGTTACTCtacagggcatactacgagaaagtgcctcttggcaatggactcggctcagtcagtggagggactttccactgccccctcggccggacaaagacaccgccccaggggtacattcttatacacaggtacaaacaacttacacatcactcctgacgtattgacgTGCAACCCTTCTACGTACCAAGGTTCAGCCCCTCtatgtagtaaggtgccgcctctcaccttgtacatgttagtttgaacaaaacaactctatccatcatattccccttttgccctgtcattgggatgggtcagactgttccttgttatctgtggggAGTGTACGAGTGTGCGAATGTTCTGATCTCTGGTGTCCAgcaccttttaggtatgtctctgtttgcagcatcagcccttttcttgccagcttctgtgagcagggcctgcctctggctcacagcttaactttgctttatgttagcaaagtcctgaccattactttagttcaggccttaggccttataccaggcctctgataccaaggtttatatctcagtgttgccagcacagagtgcccgaggcagcaacagtggttcgttgcccggtgtgcttcgctccaataaacacaccaaggtggagaagcagacaaagtttatttgagatctcaaagcggtgctcggagacacagacacgtctcaaatcaagcacagaGCTACAAGccccttttctcttttttatacataactttaactaagcctcttctatcccccccccactccccctctcgccccacctttcattcccatgcagcagatacactttgcaatagcaattacattaagcagttaagtcatacttggcaaaaaccaatTTAGCttgttagtaactcttctgtgaactgtTATCTTTGacctgttattttgccccttagccaggagcaagcaggcctcattatagcaggcctcattattaccttctggtgcgggtgttgcaactgataaccattctctgttgctggcctgttaggtcgattaaagttcaaacatgggaGCGCTTttgtcagacatggagtgactttagttcattcaggcctactacagaaaggcttcattgacactgtggttttccaccctcctgagttacctagagtcatgcctaatgacaccaacatcAGGGCTTCCTTTTACTACACCATGCAGGACGTCTACACTCTATGAAACTGTGAAACATCCTCAGGAACTTATGTTTATTTACTTGACTTAATATAAGCTGTCTCGGGGTTGGGAAAACCCAGCCCATCCCCAAAGAGCAACCCCCATTCTGATTTGCATTGACCTGCTGTCAGTAGAAGCTATGCCTGAGCAAGGACTGCAGAATCCAGACCCAAGCGACTAGCTGATAAGGTCAGAACATGCTGGGAATGGCTTCTTGCCATTTGTAGCAGAGAGAGAACTCatgggtggctggagccagctcgCTGAGATTTACTGCGCTGCCGAGACTCTGGTTTGAAAAgttattaacattttaaatagcAGCATCAGCATGGTCATCGGGAGCGGCCTGGCTAATTTCAGCTGGGCTGTGTGGGGAAGCAGGAGGATCCAGCCTGCAGGGAGACGTGTCTAGGTGGATGGGAGACCCCATGGAAATGCTGATCTATTAGAGCAATTAGCCAGACAGCCGCCTTCAGCTGCGGGTCAGTGGGTGAAACCGAGAGCAGCAGTCGGTCCCCGGCCCATAGAGAAGCTGCCGGGTTTGACTGTGAACAGAGCTCATGACACAGCAGCTGCTCACTGATGGCTAAAGGCCTGCGAGAGGGCGACTCCTCAGGCTGTGCCATtggccccagttctgcagccaGTCACGCACACGGCTCCCTTCACACACCCGCGTTACCAGCCTTTAGGCTCGACTGACTCTTCCCTCTGGCACTTTGGTGCTGGTCCAATACCAGGGATTGACGGATTCCAGcaatggtggggaggggaacacATGGGACAACAGATTTTTTTAACAGTCCCCTTGGTGACAGAAATGCAGCCAGAGGGACAATAGGAACCTGCAGGGCTGCATTGCCTCCAGGGCGCGTCACATCAGGGGCACCAATCTCCTCAGCCTTCCAGGGGGGCTTCGCTGTGAGGACAGGCCCCTCTGGGAGGCGGAGGGAAGGATAAAGGGCTGgagctcctctgatggttagaaaccttcctctaatttcaagcctaaacttgctgaTGGCCGGTTTCTATccgtttgttcttgtgtccacattggcactgaCCTTAaagaactcctctccctccctctgatGTATTTCCAGAGAGCAATCGTACAACCTTTTGTATTTTGCATGGCAGCAATCTGGTGCCGTTCCAGTGTAAGTGGAGCTCATCCCTCCTGTATAGACCACTCCTTctccaaaaggttccccagttcctaataaccCTAAATCCCACCTCCCTGCACCaccgtctcatccacgcattgagaccctgcagctctgcctgtcTGACTGGCCCTGCCCGTGGCACTGGAAGCATTTCAGCGACTGCtgccatggaggtcctggacttcaatctcttacctagtcGCCTACATCTGGCCTCCAGGACCTGTCTCCttccttccctatgtcactggtacctacatatACCACGACCCCTGGCTCATCCCCAGCACTACCTGTGAGGTTATCTAGATATCTCGTGAGATCATCCACCTTTGAACCCAGCAGAAAGttcaccatgtggttctcccaGCCATCACAAgcccaactatctatatttctaataatgaAATCCCCGATTACTATTGCCTGTCTCGTCCTAATAACTGgggtccctgccctggaggggTGTCGTCAGTCTGAGAGGAGACCATGACATCATCAGGAAGGTGGGTCTCCACTATGGGATCATCCCCCTTTGTTGCAGCTCAATGCTTCCTGCCCCAAGATTTGCCTTCTCCTTAACTGCACAGGGGCATTTGCTTCCCAGCTCGCATTACCTGTGTATGATAGCGACTTTGGGGATGGTCCTTGGGCACCAGCTGGGGACTACTTGCCCCATGGGGAACAAGCCAGGTGTCCATGTGGTTTCTTGCTTACAGTGACATCAGCAGGGAGGTCACAGTGCACCCGGGCAGCCCCAGGAGGTCAGGAAGCTGCGAGcagaggagcagcatggggcGGTGCACAGCTGGCATGAGCGCTCTGGATTTGGACATTCCCAGCCCCTCTAAGTCTCTGGTCTCGCTGCTTTCCCAGAAGGGACCAGCGTCGTGTTAGCCATGGCTGGGAAGGGACAGGGTCCTGGCGGCAACCCTGCAGAGCCCCAGATCATCAAAGTGACAGTCAAGAGCCTCGAGGAAAGGGAAGAGTTTGCAGTGTGGGAGAACAGCACCATCGCCGACTTTCGAGGCGAAATCGCCAAGCGCTTCCACGCTCCCACCAACCTGCTCCTCTTGATCTTTGCTGGGAAAGTTTTGAACGACCGAAATACTCTCAGCCAGGCCCGGATCCATGACGGATTCACCATCCACCTTGTCATCAGGCTGAAAACGAGAGCAGAGGACCAGGAAGATCAGCAAACTAACGCCAGCACACATGCTGCCACCCTTCCAGCTGGCTCAGCTGGTCTGGCAGATCTCAGCATGCTACCTGGGAATGCACCCAGCATTTTAGCTTTCCTAAatgagctccagcagctgctggtggTCAACCCTGAAATGATCCTACAGAGTCTGGAAAATCCCTTTGTCCAGAGCATGCTGTCAAATGCCAACCTGATAAAAGGGCTCTTAAGGGaacaccccctgctccagctgcttGAGCAGCAGAATCCAGAGGTCAGCCACATCTGGAACAACCCAGCCCTCCTGCGAGAAATGATCGAGTTTGTTAGGAACCCAGGGATGATGCAGGAAATACTGAGAAACCGGAgccagactctgctgctgggtggAGACAAAGTCTTGTGGCAAATGCTCCCTGATACTCCAAAGCCAACTCTGAATGGACCACAGGCGCAGTGTGGGAGTGACCCACCCCAGAACAAGCTGCCCCCAGCAGGGGTCAGCCAACCGTCCCACCCTTTGCCGAATCCTTGGGCCTCTCAGTTTGGTCCACAGAGTTGCATCCCCCATCACAACCATGGCACTGACATTGGGGGTATTCATGTCAGCAACAGCCCAAACTGCAGCACggggcagagcccctgggtgCCGCCTGGAGTCGCAGCTGGGATGTGTAACATGACGGAAGTGCAGAACGCCTCGCAAGAGATAGCCAGGAATGCCCTGCCTTTCCGGAGCATCCTGTCTGCCCCCTACATGAGGAATATAATGCAGGCCCTGAGCCAGAACCCCAGTCTCATCGTGCACTTCATGCTGAGTAACCCCCGGTTCATTGGCATCCTGCATCCCCACCAAGAAGTAGCGCGGGAGCTCCAAgccctcctccagctgctgcacAGCCCAGACATGCCGTTAGTGATGGCAAACCCGAGAGCCACCAAGGCTCTGTTCCAGATTCAGCAGGGTTTCCAGACCCTGGGGCTGGAAGTGCTCAGGTTCGCCCGAGGCAGCGctcctggctcaggggcagcggGAAGCCTGGCAGATGGCGGATCAGTAACCGGGACTGGTTCTGAGCCACGTGAGAATGCAAGCCCAGCCCCAGGATCGGCCGAGTCGGGGTGCCAGCCCTGTAACGTTGAGCAAATCACCCAGGGTCTTGCTCAAGCAAGCCCCCCGCTTCCCCAGACTCCAGAAACCCaattccagcagcagctggagcagctctaCGTAATGGGTTTCCTGAAGCATGAAGCCAACGCACAAACTCTGAGAGCAGCTGGAGGACATGTCAACACTGCGATTGACAAAGTTCTGGggtagtggggtcccccaggggtctgtattgggaACACTAGTATTCAAcagattcataaatgatctgggaagaaggggaaaacagtgatatggcaaagtttgaagatgatacaaaattactcaagatggttcagtccaaagctgactatgaagacttacaaagggatttctcaaaactgggtgactgggcaacacaatggcagatgaaattcattgtttaTAAACATCCCctccatgtgcagcggcagtcaaaaaagcgaacagaatgttgggaaccatcaGGAAAGAGATAAAtatcagacagaaaatatcatattgcctctctatagaTCCTGGCACACTCACACCTTGAAtgctgcctgcagttctggtcgcctcatctcaaaaaagatatataagAATTGTAAAAGgcacaaagaagggcaacaaaactgatgaggggtatggaacagcttccgtatgaggagagactaacaagactgggacttttcagcctagaaaagagacgactgggggggcggggatatgatcgaggtctataaaatcatgactggtgtggggaaagtaaatacAGAAGTgatatttactccttctcctaacacaGAGACCAGGGTCACCCAAttcaattaataggcagcaggtttaaaaaaagcaTAAGGAAGTCCTTCTTCCACAGTgtacaacctgtggaactcattgccaggggatgttgtgaaggccaaagctaGAAGAGGGCTCTAAAAAccattagatacattcatggaggttaggtccatcaatggctattagccaggatgggcagggatgcaaaaccatgcccTGAGTGTCCCAAGcccctgcttgccagaagctgggagtggacgacaggagatggatcaattgctcattgccctgttctgttcattccctctgaagcacctggccctggccactgtcacaagtccggattctgggctagatggaatcggtctgactcagtgtggctgttcttattgtCTATCCGAGGGGGAGCCGTGATAGTCTGTAGCCacgaaaacaatgaggagtccgggggcaccttcaagactaacagatttgaatctcctaaatctgttagtctttaaggtgcccccGGACTCCTCGTTATTCTTATTTTCTGCTGTTCTCATGTGGGATAATGGATACAAGCAGCATAAGTCACAGGGCTCTTGCTACTCTATACGGCTCCTTTCCCTGATTAGCCCATGTTCAGACATCAGCCTCCGCTTGAGTTCCCACGGGACTGTGTGACCCCCCAAGGAGCTGCTGCAAGGATACAGTATAAATACTCTCCCGTGCCTGGCAGTCTGGGGCGTATACTCCAGGCAGGCTGGGTCCAGAGGCTTTTTTCCTCCATGGTGAAGATTTTCGTCATGTCCACCCTGGTGAGTCAGCTGCAGTTGAGAGAAGGGGGTTGATTACTTGACAacctcttttttgagttttatggGGAGAAATGAGTCCAATAAAGCttaaaaaaagtttataattaggacactttttaaaaattgatttcacCATTTAGCAGGAGataatttaggtacctaactctcaTCTCTGCTTTTGAAATTTTGCCTCTTACTTGTTAGTCGGCTCTGCACGATTTTCCTCCTGGACAGATGAGATCAAACGCAGCACAGTCAGCAAAGCCCCTCGTCGCGCTGAGACAGAACAGCAggcagctggggaaggggcagggtggatTTTTTAGAGGAGTTTAAAGCCTGAGATCTCCTCAGCTCTGCGTGAGAGTTCATTGTCCCTGGGCTCTATCATAAGAGGAGGGATttgccccattgcctctggccAATGTTCCTCttcctctgggggtgggggacgtGCAGGAGCTGGGTGGCTCTGCGATGCACCGGGACATTGCAGGAATGTCAAATCTCATCAAGATCTTCTCACTAATCCCTCGCTaaaccccagcctggcacctctGCCATCTGGCCTGACTTGGTTTCCTCAGTCCTTAACGAGAACATTTCAGCATATTTCACGCACAGACACACATGCAAACAGACAGacactcacacacagacacactcacaCGCAATATCTCTctcacacgtacacacacacagaaagacaCATATACACTCAccacagagacacacagacacacagacagatacattcacacaaacacacagacagacagacacacacagagacacacacactcacatggagacacacatactcacacacacacacactcacacagacaGGCACACAAACAATCTCACACCCAGAAACACAAACAcaaatgcgcacacacacacacacacatacactcacagAGACAGACACTCAcacagacacacgcacacacgatgtctctctttctcacatacacacacatagaaAGACACATACACTCACCACAAAGACAGACACATTGacacaaacagacacacacagagagacacacgcagacacacacacacagacacatacactcaaacacagacacacacatttctctctctctcacacacacacacacacacacagacaaagacacacatacactcaccacagaggcagacagacacagacacacagagatacattcacacaaacacacagacagacagtcacacactcacacacaaacacactcacacagacatgcacacacacaatctcacacccagacacacacacacggttgcAGGTCGGTTTTTCCTCGGCACAGCTCAGCCCCGCCTGTGCCGCCCGCCCCAGGCTCCAGCGGGATGGAAGCTAGCACGGGCTGGGCTCCATGAGAAGGAATCGCCCCTGGCTTGCAGCAGAGACGTAGCCTTAGGGACAAATCCTGCCCAGGTTTAGAGGCTGCCCCGCCCTACTGAGCTCCACAGCATTGCACAGCCGCTGTGTAGGGCAGGACGGGGGCCAGCCTGCAGCCTGTGAGTTCTCGTAGCTGGGGCCTGTCCCTTTAATCATTTGCCAAGCGCTGATGTGCACCTGCAGCTGCAGAATCATATTAACATTCATGGGCAAGAATAAATCTGTCCTTTCCCCGCCTTCAAAGAGGCTAAGAGGGCTGGCGAGCGTATGGCGTAATGCAGAGCACAGTTAAACGCAGGCCCCGATTCTGCTTTTAGCGACATCCCTGTCCGAGGCGGGAAGACCCACCGTCCAGCTGGGAGGCAGGGCGCAGACGCACTGAGGGGACATGGGGCTTGCCACACTTCGCACTGTGCCAGAGTCAGAGCCGGCGGGCAGGTCTCCAGCCTTCCCGCTGCTGTATGGGGGAGGGCGGCAGGGGAGTGACGGGTGGTGGAGAGGAGCCAGGTGCATCACTCCAGGCTGGCAGAGCTTCAGagattaaaggccagaagggaccactctgaTCAACTGCATCGCACAGGCCAGAGGCCTGCCCTGAATTCATTCCTGTGTGAACTAGAGCCGTCTCAgctgccagtgctggggcagtcACAGCTGCCCTTGCGAAGGGCTCATTTCCTGCTGTTAACAACGTGCACCTTACTTCTACT includes the following:
- the LOC120373321 gene encoding ubiquilin-1-like; protein product: MAGKGQGPGGNPAEPQIIKVTVKSLEEREEFAVWENSTIADFRGEIAKRFHAPTNLLLLIFAGKVLNDRNTLSQARIHDGFTIHLVIRLKTRAEDQEDQQTNASTHAATLPAGSAGLADLSMLPGNAPSILAFLNELQQLLVVNPEMILQSLENPFVQSMLSNANLIKGLLREHPLLQLLEQQNPEVSHIWNNPALLREMIEFVRNPGMMQEILRNRSQTLLLGGDKVLWQMLPDTPKPTLNGPQAQCGSDPPQNKLPPAGVSQPSHPLPNPWASQFGPQSCIPHHNHGTDIGGIHVSNSPNCSTGQSPWVPPGVAAGMCNMTEVQNASQEIARNALPFRSILSAPYMRNIMQALSQNPSLIVHFMLSNPRFIGILHPHQEVARELQALLQLLHSPDMPLVMANPRATKALFQIQQGFQTLGLEVLRFARGSAPGSGAAGSLADGGSVTGTGSEPRENASPAPGSAESGCQPCNVEQITQGLAQASPPLPQTPETQFQQQLEQLYVMGFLKHEANAQTLRAAGGHVNTAIDKVLG